The following nucleotide sequence is from Methanocalculus natronophilus.
ATTTAGGAAGGTCAATCAGTTCGTTTCTCTCATTAACATTTTTTGGGTAGAACCCTTCGCATGAATCGTTTTTATACAGTTTATTGGCCAAGGAGAATAAAGGGCGTAAATTAATGCCATAGCCATCTTCTAAACAATCAAGCGTATTATAACGCGCCGCAATTCTTATCACATTGGCAATACTTACACTGCAGCCACTTGCTGCACCCATCCAAATAATATCGTGATTTCCCCATTGAATATCGACAAACTTTTGACGCATGATTTTATCCATTACCATATGGGGTTTAGGCCCACGGTCAAAAATATCGCCTACAATATGGAGTCTATCAATGGCTAGACGTCTAATAAACCGTGAGAGTTCAATAATTAGCTTTTTCTCACGTCCTGTTTTAAAAATCGCATCCATAATCGCATCATAATACCGTCTTTTATCTTCATGTTTATTCGATTCATACAACAATTCTTGAATGATATATTTAAACTCTTCAGGTAAGTTTTTTCCTACATGACTTTTGGTATATTTAGTCGCAACAATACGCGCTAAAATAATCATTCTATTTAAGACGTCTTTTAAGAGTAAACGAAATGCTTCAT
It contains:
- a CDS encoding fructose-bisphosphatase class III; amino-acid sequence: TEHFIADIHGEYDAFNHFLKNASGILKQKIELTFKDLDEVNKRRLAFFIYYPHDMINKYQKAWDNEAFRLLLKDVLNRMIILARIVATKYTKSHVGKNLPEEFKYIIQELLYESNKHEDKRRYYDAIMDAIFKTGREKKLIIELSRFIRRLAIDRLHIVGDIFDRGPKPHMVMDKIMRQKFVDIQWGNHDIIWMGAASGCSVSIANVIRIAARYNTLDCLEDGYGINLRPLFSLANKLYKNDSCEGFYPKNVNERNELIDLPK